In the Ferrimicrobium sp. genome, one interval contains:
- a CDS encoding RtcB family protein yields MARATQHIECAKGLMRQYFIELEDPDLAYLVEGTDEFNAYIEDMRWAQEYAFANRQAMMDEVVRQVAWFLGRTLRPEPAINCHHNYTVMEHHDGRDVWLTRKGAIRARSGDLGVIPGSMGAKSYIVRGRGSRASYTSSSHGAGRRLSRMEARRSLSVESLNAEMSGKSWNAPSAEALLDEHPDAYKPIAEVMEAQTDLVEVVHELRQILNYKGVEEVRRKGRAR; encoded by the coding sequence ATGGCTAGGGCTACACAACACATCGAGTGTGCCAAGGGGCTGATGCGCCAGTACTTTATTGAACTCGAGGATCCTGATCTGGCCTATCTCGTGGAAGGCACCGACGAATTCAACGCCTATATCGAGGATATGCGTTGGGCTCAGGAGTACGCCTTTGCGAATCGTCAGGCGATGATGGATGAGGTGGTACGCCAGGTAGCTTGGTTCCTTGGACGCACATTGCGACCCGAACCAGCGATCAACTGTCACCACAATTACACGGTCATGGAGCATCATGATGGGCGTGATGTCTGGCTCACGCGCAAGGGTGCCATTCGTGCGAGAAGCGGGGACTTGGGCGTTATCCCTGGTTCGATGGGAGCCAAGAGCTATATTGTCCGTGGCCGAGGTAGCAGAGCCAGCTACACGAGTTCATCCCATGGCGCTGGCAGACGCCTGTCAAGGATGGAGGCGCGTCGGAGTCTCTCTGTCGAGTCGCTGAATGCCGAGATGTCGGGTAAGAGCTGGAATGCCCCAAGTGCCGAGGCGCTTCTAGACGAACACCCCGATGCCTATAAACCGATCGCGGAAGTGATGGAGGCACAGACTGATCTCGTTGAGGTTGTTCATGAGCTGCGTCAGATCTTGAACTATAAGGGGGTCGAAGAAGTGAGAAGGAAGGGACGGGCACGATAG